One genomic region from Paraburkholderia azotifigens encodes:
- the cbiB gene encoding adenosylcobinamide-phosphate synthase CbiB, which translates to MMLLSLPLVATLATASVAVDGWLGEPQRAHPLVGFGKLAAKIEIMLNTGRRGRLFGILAWLLAVAPPVLIATWLALALPFIWACVLHVALLYFALGARSLHDHIAPIGRALAKRDLAQARVLTARIVSRETSHADEGGLSRAAVESALENGNDAIFGALFWFAIFGGPGALAFRLANTLDAMWGYRTPRYLRFGWAAARFDDVLNFVPARLTALGYALLGDTRTALQCWREQAPRWDSPNAGPVMASGAGSLNVLLGGAAVYHGQIEQRPVLGAGHTASARHVEAALILVERTVILWLAVLIALALLSVPFQS; encoded by the coding sequence ATGATGCTGCTGTCGCTGCCGCTCGTCGCGACACTGGCGACCGCATCCGTGGCTGTCGACGGATGGCTAGGCGAGCCGCAGCGCGCACATCCCCTCGTCGGCTTCGGCAAGCTCGCGGCGAAGATCGAAATCATGCTGAACACCGGGCGGCGCGGGCGGCTGTTCGGGATACTCGCCTGGCTGCTCGCCGTCGCGCCGCCTGTTCTGATCGCGACATGGCTCGCGCTCGCGCTGCCGTTCATCTGGGCGTGCGTGCTGCATGTCGCGCTGCTGTACTTCGCGCTCGGCGCGCGCAGTCTGCACGATCACATCGCACCCATCGGCCGCGCGCTCGCGAAGCGCGATCTCGCGCAGGCGCGCGTGTTGACGGCGCGCATCGTGTCGCGTGAAACCTCGCATGCCGATGAAGGCGGGCTGTCGCGCGCCGCCGTCGAATCGGCATTGGAGAACGGCAACGATGCGATCTTCGGCGCGCTGTTCTGGTTCGCGATTTTCGGCGGACCGGGCGCGCTGGCGTTTCGTCTCGCGAATACGCTCGATGCGATGTGGGGTTACCGCACGCCGCGCTATCTGCGATTTGGCTGGGCGGCCGCGCGTTTCGACGACGTGCTCAACTTTGTCCCCGCGCGCCTGACGGCGCTCGGCTACGCGCTGCTCGGCGATACGCGCACCGCGCTGCAATGCTGGCGCGAACAGGCGCCGCGCTGGGACAGTCCGAACGCGGGGCCCGTGATGGCCTCCGGCGCAGGCAGCCTCAACGTGCTGCTCGGCGGCGCGGCCGTCTATCACGGCCAGATAGAACAGCGTCCCGTGCTCGGCGCGGGTCACACGGCCAGCGCGCGACATGTCGAGGCGGCGCTGATCCTGGTCGAGCGTACCGTGATTCTGTGGCTCGCCGTGTTGATCGCGCTCGCGCTGTTGAGCGTGCCGTTTCAGAGCTAA